A section of the Streptomyces sp. NBC_01591 genome encodes:
- a CDS encoding N,N-dimethylformamidase beta subunit family domain-containing protein gives MGAEQIRRWESGALAHAVSDPFGQGPLPWLRGSENYFDDTGQVVPWYADPALARGSTDGGTRTADDVHRQIKGFISTGAAAPGEAIDFHITVDPPQQFSVDIYRIGHYGGDGAAQITTSPRLSGIVQPAPLTADRTVSCHHWWQSWRLQIPSYWSIGAYVAVLTTVDGYRSHIPFTVRDDHPADLLLVLPDVTWQAYNLYPEDGRTGASLYHAWDEQGCLLGEEDAAVTVSFDRPYAGAGLPLHVGHAYDFIRWAERYGYDIAYADTRDLHAGRVDPARYRGLVFPGHDEYWSVPMRRTVERARDGGTSLVFLSANTMYWQVSLSPSPSGVPDRLLTCRKRRGPGKPALWREIDRPEQQLLGIQYAGRVPDPHPLVVRNAEHWLWEATGAGEGDELDGLVAGEADRYFPRTTLPEHESRILLAHSPYLDSEGVKRHQETSVYRAPSGAIVFASGTFAWSPALDRPGHVDPRIQRATANLLDRICKRD, from the coding sequence ATGGGGGCGGAGCAGATCCGACGTTGGGAGTCGGGTGCCCTCGCGCACGCCGTCTCCGACCCCTTCGGCCAGGGCCCCCTGCCCTGGCTGCGCGGCAGTGAGAACTACTTCGACGACACCGGGCAGGTCGTCCCCTGGTACGCCGATCCGGCCCTGGCCCGCGGCTCCACCGACGGCGGTACGCGTACGGCCGACGATGTGCACCGCCAGATCAAGGGCTTCATCTCCACGGGCGCCGCGGCCCCCGGCGAGGCGATCGACTTCCACATCACCGTGGACCCGCCCCAGCAGTTCTCCGTGGACATCTACCGCATCGGTCACTACGGGGGCGACGGCGCCGCCCAGATCACCACGAGCCCCCGGCTCTCCGGCATCGTCCAGCCCGCGCCGCTCACCGCCGACCGCACGGTCTCCTGCCACCACTGGTGGCAGTCCTGGCGGCTGCAGATCCCCAGCTACTGGTCGATCGGCGCGTACGTCGCCGTGCTCACCACGGTGGACGGCTACCGCTCCCACATCCCCTTCACGGTCCGCGACGACCACCCGGCCGATCTGCTGCTGGTCCTGCCGGACGTCACCTGGCAGGCGTACAACCTCTATCCGGAGGACGGCCGCACCGGCGCCAGCCTCTACCACGCCTGGGACGAGCAGGGCTGCCTCCTGGGCGAGGAGGACGCCGCGGTCACCGTCTCCTTCGACCGCCCCTACGCGGGTGCCGGCCTTCCGCTCCACGTCGGCCACGCCTACGACTTCATCCGCTGGGCCGAGCGGTACGGCTACGACATCGCGTACGCCGACACCCGCGATCTGCACGCCGGCCGCGTCGATCCGGCCCGCTACCGGGGCCTGGTCTTCCCCGGCCACGACGAGTACTGGTCGGTGCCCATGCGCCGTACCGTCGAACGCGCCCGCGACGGCGGCACCTCGCTGGTCTTCCTCTCCGCCAACACCATGTACTGGCAGGTCAGCCTCTCGCCGTCGCCGTCCGGCGTCCCGGACCGCCTGCTCACCTGCCGCAAGCGGCGCGGCCCCGGGAAGCCCGCCCTCTGGCGCGAGATCGACCGCCCCGAGCAGCAGCTCCTCGGGATCCAGTACGCGGGCCGGGTCCCCGATCCGCACCCCTTGGTCGTACGGAACGCCGAGCACTGGCTCTGGGAGGCGACGGGCGCGGGCGAGGGCGACGAGCTCGACGGCCTGGTCGCGGGCGAGGCCGACCGCTACTTCCCGCGCACCACGCTCCCCGAGCACGAGAGCCGCATCCTGCTCGCCCACTCCCCGTACCTGGACAGCGAAGGCGTCAAGCGTCACCAGGAGACATCCGTGTACCGGGCCCCGTCCGGGGCGATCGTCTTCGCCTCGGGCACCTTCGCCTGGTCCCCGGCACTGGACCGCCCCGGCCATGTGGACCCCCGCATCCAGCGGGCGACCGCCAATCTCCTCGACCGCATCTGCAAGCGCGACTGA
- a CDS encoding phosphoribosylaminoimidazolesuccinocarboxamide synthase, translated as MSGFVEKPEPVQVPGLTHLHTGKVRDLYRNEAGDLVMVASDRMSAYDWVLPTEIPDKGRVLTRLSLWWFDQLADLVPNHVLSTDLPAGAPADWAGRTLICKSLRMVPVECVARGYLTGSGLVEYNESRTVCGLALPEGLVDGSELPEPIFTPATKAAVGDHDENVSFEEVARQVGEETADRLRRTTLDVYGKARDIARERGIILADTKFEFGFAPTADGGEELIIADEVLTPDSSRFWPAATWEPGRAQPSYDKQFVRDWLTSPASGWDRKSEQSPPALPQEIVDATRAKYLEAYELLTGTSWQ; from the coding sequence GTGTCCGGATTTGTAGAAAAGCCCGAGCCAGTACAGGTCCCGGGGCTCACCCACCTGCACACGGGCAAGGTGCGCGACCTGTACCGGAACGAGGCGGGCGACCTCGTCATGGTCGCCAGCGACCGCATGTCCGCGTACGACTGGGTCCTGCCGACCGAGATCCCGGACAAGGGCCGGGTGCTCACCCGGCTCTCGCTGTGGTGGTTCGACCAGCTCGCCGATCTCGTTCCGAACCACGTCCTGTCCACGGACCTCCCCGCCGGAGCCCCCGCGGACTGGGCCGGCCGCACCCTGATCTGCAAGTCGCTGCGGATGGTCCCGGTCGAGTGTGTCGCCCGCGGTTATCTCACCGGCTCGGGCCTCGTCGAGTACAACGAGTCCCGCACGGTCTGCGGTCTCGCGCTGCCCGAGGGGCTCGTCGACGGCTCCGAGCTCCCGGAGCCGATCTTCACCCCCGCCACCAAGGCGGCCGTCGGTGACCACGACGAGAACGTGAGCTTCGAGGAGGTGGCCCGCCAGGTCGGCGAGGAGACCGCCGACCGGCTGCGCCGCACCACGCTGGACGTCTACGGCAAGGCACGTGACATCGCGCGCGAGCGCGGCATCATCCTCGCCGACACGAAGTTCGAGTTCGGTTTCGCTCCCACGGCCGACGGAGGCGAGGAGCTGATCATCGCGGACGAGGTGCTGACCCCGGACTCCTCGCGCTTCTGGCCCGCGGCCACCTGGGAGCCGGGCAGGGCCCAGCCCAGCTACGACAAGCAGTTCGTACGCGACTGGCTGACCTCGCCGGCCTCCGGCTGGGACCGGAAGAGCGAGCAGTCGCCGCCGGCGCTGCCCCAGGAGATCGTGGACGCGACCCGGGCGAAGTACCTGGAGGCGTACGAACTCCTCACCGGCACGTCCTGGCAGTAG
- a CDS encoding response regulator transcription factor, whose translation MTTVRVLLADDEHLIRGALAALLALEDDLVVVAEAATGPEALAMARAHRPDVAVLDLEMPGADGVSVATSLRAELPGCRTMIVTSHGLPGHLKRALAAGVRAFVPKTVSARQLAGIIRTVHAGNRYVDPELAADAISAGDSPLTARETEVLELAADGAPVAEIAERASLSQGTVRNYLSAAASKLGAENRHAAVRLARQRGWV comes from the coding sequence ATGACGACCGTACGGGTGCTGCTGGCCGACGACGAGCATCTGATCCGGGGAGCGCTGGCCGCGCTGCTGGCCCTGGAGGACGACCTCGTGGTGGTAGCGGAGGCTGCGACCGGCCCGGAGGCGCTGGCCATGGCACGGGCCCACCGGCCGGATGTGGCGGTCCTCGATCTGGAGATGCCGGGCGCCGACGGTGTGAGTGTCGCCACATCACTGCGGGCCGAACTGCCCGGCTGCCGGACGATGATCGTGACGAGTCACGGCCTGCCCGGACACCTCAAGCGGGCGCTCGCGGCAGGCGTGCGGGCCTTCGTCCCGAAGACCGTCAGCGCCCGGCAGCTGGCCGGCATCATCCGTACCGTGCATGCCGGAAACCGTTACGTGGACCCGGAGTTGGCGGCCGACGCGATCTCCGCCGGGGACTCGCCGCTGACCGCGCGCGAGACCGAGGTGCTGGAGCTGGCGGCGGACGGGGCGCCCGTCGCGGAGATCGCGGAGCGGGCGTCGCTGTCGCAGGGAACCGTACGGAATTACCTCTCCGCGGCCGCTTCGAAGCTCGGGGCGGAGAACCGCCATGCCGCGGTGCGTCTCGCACGGCAGCGGGGATGGGTATAG
- a CDS encoding sensor histidine kinase, whose amino-acid sequence MLVRGWRRSWQQRSKLERIDLYSRLTLSVIPWLFTLSWQLVPFKSDIRHAPLPIALGVALLLVSLAQCLLSNRNVELSYAHYLGTAVFPRRRQLPPLVLLLVSLGLLATMAGVDGVEDAGLLIMTMNAPVAFAITQTLLVPVRTFLIQSFAVTALNVGVFAAVGVRGGILAGVVPASLFGCVLVLVSVRPSAWSLGVMWQAEEARDLQARLAVAEERLRFGRDMHDVLGRNLAVIALKSELAVELAQRGRPEAVDQMVEVQRIARTSQQEVRDVVRGYREADLSTELAGARGVLSAAGIECEVAGDIGGELPAPVQSALGWVVREAATNVLRHGDPRRCTIRLRSSADAVVLQVENDGVAVAAAGPGGSSGAGDGPGSGGSGLAGLRERLRVFDGSLDAGPAGNGLFRLTATIPLGPAAPSARHEEPPAARQAPALQEERR is encoded by the coding sequence GTGCTCGTACGGGGCTGGCGCCGCAGCTGGCAGCAGCGCAGCAAGCTGGAGCGGATCGACCTCTACTCGCGGCTGACCCTCTCGGTGATCCCCTGGCTCTTCACCCTGTCGTGGCAGCTGGTCCCCTTCAAGTCGGACATCCGCCATGCGCCGCTCCCGATCGCGCTGGGCGTGGCACTGCTGCTCGTGAGTCTTGCGCAATGCCTGCTGAGCAACCGCAACGTGGAGCTGTCGTACGCGCACTACCTCGGCACCGCCGTCTTTCCCCGGCGGCGGCAGCTGCCGCCACTGGTGCTGCTGCTGGTGAGCCTGGGGCTGCTGGCGACGATGGCCGGGGTGGACGGGGTGGAAGACGCCGGGCTGCTCATCATGACCATGAACGCGCCGGTGGCGTTCGCGATAACGCAGACCCTGCTGGTCCCGGTCCGCACCTTCCTGATCCAGTCGTTCGCCGTCACCGCGCTGAACGTCGGCGTCTTCGCCGCGGTCGGAGTGCGGGGCGGGATACTCGCCGGGGTGGTGCCTGCTTCGCTCTTCGGCTGCGTGCTCGTCCTGGTCTCCGTACGGCCCAGTGCCTGGAGCCTGGGCGTGATGTGGCAGGCCGAGGAGGCCCGAGACCTCCAGGCCCGGCTGGCGGTCGCCGAGGAGCGGCTGCGGTTCGGGCGGGACATGCACGACGTTCTGGGCCGCAACCTCGCTGTGATCGCGCTGAAGAGCGAACTCGCCGTGGAACTGGCACAGCGCGGCAGGCCGGAGGCGGTGGACCAGATGGTCGAGGTGCAGCGGATCGCCCGCACCTCCCAGCAGGAGGTGCGGGATGTCGTGCGGGGATACCGGGAGGCCGATCTGAGTACGGAACTGGCCGGCGCCCGGGGAGTGTTGAGTGCGGCCGGGATCGAGTGCGAGGTCGCGGGGGACATCGGCGGAGAGCTGCCCGCGCCCGTGCAGTCGGCGCTCGGCTGGGTCGTGCGGGAGGCGGCGACCAATGTGCTGCGGCACGGCGATCCGCGCCGCTGCACGATCCGGCTCAGATCCTCGGCGGACGCGGTCGTGCTGCAGGTGGAGAACGACGGGGTGGCGGTGGCCGCCGCGGGGCCGGGCGGGAGCTCCGGGGCGGGCGACGGACCCGGATCGGGCGGTTCCGGGCTGGCCGGGCTGCGGGAGCGGCTTCGCGTGTTCGACGGTTCGCTGGACGCGGGCCCGGCGGGGAACGGCTTGTTCCGGCTCACGGCGACGATCCCGCTCGGGCCGGCGGCGCCCTCGGCCCGACACGAGGAGCCACCTGCCGCCCGGCAGGCGCCCGCCCTTCAGGAGGAACGACGATGA
- a CDS encoding ABC transporter permease, which produces MTTTTTSTTGTTTGTTSTASTSTAAGTTLRGRLTALGRAEVALLARNRTAVFVSLLMPAAMVLAMKSTLKQSVLDGTGLSVAGAALTGGIGIVLMQAVYMNLVSSYVARREDLVLKRLRTGEVTDREILIGTALPSVALALAQTAVIVVAGTAFFGLDAPQRPELLLAGLLLGVVLLAALAAATSALTRTVQTSQLTTLPLFFISMMGSGLFVPLEVMPDRMASVCELLPVTGVMTLVRTGWLGGAEGSDLLVAALTGLAWTAFAVFAVQRRFRWDPRR; this is translated from the coding sequence ATGACGACCACGACGACCAGCACGACCGGTACGACGACCGGTACGACCAGCACGGCCAGCACGAGCACGGCGGCCGGCACGACGCTCCGGGGCCGGCTGACCGCCCTCGGGCGCGCCGAAGTCGCCCTGCTCGCCCGCAACCGGACGGCGGTATTCGTCTCGCTGCTGATGCCCGCCGCCATGGTCCTGGCGATGAAGTCGACGCTCAAGCAGTCCGTTCTCGACGGGACCGGCCTGAGCGTCGCCGGGGCGGCGCTCACCGGCGGCATCGGCATCGTGCTGATGCAGGCCGTCTACATGAACCTGGTCTCGTCCTATGTGGCACGGCGTGAGGACCTCGTCCTGAAGCGGCTGCGTACCGGCGAGGTCACCGACCGGGAGATCCTCATAGGGACCGCCCTGCCGTCGGTCGCGCTGGCTCTGGCCCAGACCGCCGTGATCGTGGTGGCGGGGACGGCCTTCTTCGGCCTGGACGCACCGCAGCGGCCCGAACTGCTGCTGGCGGGCCTGCTGCTGGGTGTGGTGCTGCTGGCGGCGCTGGCCGCGGCCACCTCCGCGCTGACCCGCACCGTGCAGACGTCGCAGCTCACCACTCTCCCGCTGTTCTTCATCTCGATGATGGGCTCGGGGCTCTTCGTGCCGCTGGAGGTCATGCCCGACCGCATGGCGTCCGTGTGCGAACTGCTGCCGGTGACCGGGGTGATGACGCTCGTCCGGACGGGCTGGCTGGGCGGGGCCGAGGGCTCCGACCTGCTCGTGGCCGCTCTGACGGGGCTGGCCTGGACCGCGTTCGCCGTGTTTGCTGTGCAACGTCGGTTCCGCTGGGATCCGCGACGCTGA
- a CDS encoding ABC transporter ATP-binding protein, which translates to MTSDDIPSNRADRAVAPATSTSAAASVSASTSASGAVIEANGVRRRYAGGFEAVAGVSFSVARGELFALLGTNGAGKTSTVELLEGLARPDAGTVRVLGHDPFRERAAVRPRIGVMLQEGGFPSDLTVTETVRMWAGCTSGARPTGEALALVGLTHRARVRVKQLSGGERRRLDLALALLGRPEVLFLDEPTTGLDAEGRRDTWDLVRELRDGGTTVLLTTHYLEEAETLADRLAIMHRGRIVTAGTTAEVTAARPSRIRFELPEGVPAARIPLGLRAAADDRRIEIRTHRLQESLDELLTWARESDVRLLGLDARSASLEEAFLDIAQSASESEKVAA; encoded by the coding sequence ATGACCAGCGACGACATTCCAAGCAACCGCGCGGACCGGGCTGTGGCACCCGCCACATCCACCTCCGCTGCCGCCTCCGTCTCCGCTTCCACATCCGCCTCCGGTGCGGTGATCGAGGCGAACGGTGTGCGGCGGCGTTATGCGGGTGGCTTCGAGGCCGTGGCCGGTGTCTCCTTCTCGGTGGCGCGCGGCGAGCTCTTCGCCCTGCTGGGTACGAACGGTGCGGGAAAGACCTCCACCGTCGAGCTGCTGGAGGGCCTGGCCAGGCCCGACGCCGGCACGGTGCGGGTGCTCGGCCACGACCCGTTCCGCGAGCGCGCCGCCGTCCGGCCGCGTATCGGGGTGATGCTCCAGGAGGGCGGGTTCCCGTCCGACCTGACGGTCACCGAGACGGTACGGATGTGGGCGGGCTGCACCAGCGGCGCGCGCCCGACCGGCGAGGCGCTGGCCCTGGTCGGGCTCACCCACCGGGCGCGGGTGCGGGTCAAACAGCTCTCCGGCGGCGAGCGGCGCCGCCTCGACCTGGCGCTGGCCCTGCTCGGCCGGCCCGAGGTGCTGTTCCTGGACGAGCCGACCACCGGGCTCGACGCCGAAGGGCGGCGCGACACCTGGGATTTGGTGCGCGAGCTGCGCGACGGCGGCACCACGGTCCTGCTCACCACCCACTACCTGGAAGAGGCAGAGACGCTCGCCGACCGGCTGGCGATCATGCACCGGGGGCGGATCGTGACGGCGGGCACCACCGCCGAAGTGACGGCCGCCCGCCCCTCCCGCATCCGGTTCGAGCTGCCGGAAGGAGTACCGGCGGCACGGATTCCGCTGGGGCTGCGAGCCGCCGCTGACGACCGCCGGATCGAGATACGTACCCACCGGTTGCAGGAGTCCTTGGACGAACTGCTGACCTGGGCGAGGGAGTCGGACGTCCGACTGCTCGGCCTCGATGCCCGCTCGGCCTCGCTCGAAGAGGCGTTTCTCGATATCGCGCAGAGCGCGTCGGAGTCCGAAAAGGTGGCTGCGTGA
- a CDS encoding histone-like nucleoid-structuring protein Lsr2 translates to MAQRVVVTLSDDIDGGAAAETVSFALDGKSYEIDLNPSNAKKLRKVLAPYMAAGRKQTNASKHGKTPVSFRHTSLAPDPAAVRAWARSHRMEVPARGRIPKKVYEAFREAS, encoded by the coding sequence GTGGCTCAGCGCGTAGTGGTCACGCTCTCCGACGACATCGACGGGGGAGCAGCGGCGGAAACGGTCTCCTTCGCCCTGGACGGGAAGTCGTACGAGATCGACCTCAATCCGTCCAATGCAAAGAAACTGCGCAAGGTCCTCGCGCCGTACATGGCGGCAGGCCGAAAGCAGACAAACGCCAGTAAGCACGGCAAGACTCCCGTGTCGTTCCGGCACACTTCGCTCGCACCCGACCCGGCGGCCGTGCGCGCCTGGGCCCGCTCCCACCGGATGGAGGTGCCGGCCCGCGGCCGGATCCCCAAGAAGGTCTACGAGGCGTTCCGCGAAGCGAGTTGA
- the purS gene encoding phosphoribosylformylglycinamidine synthase subunit PurS, with amino-acid sequence MARVVVDVMLKPEILDPQGQAVQRALPRLGFEGIADVRQGKRFELEVEGPVDDAALSRIHEMAETFLANTVIEDFTVKVEKAEESK; translated from the coding sequence GTGGCACGCGTCGTAGTCGACGTCATGCTCAAGCCCGAGATCCTCGACCCGCAGGGACAGGCGGTGCAGCGCGCACTGCCCCGTCTCGGCTTCGAGGGAATCGCGGACGTACGTCAGGGAAAGCGTTTCGAGCTCGAGGTAGAGGGGCCGGTCGACGACGCCGCCCTCAGCCGTATTCACGAGATGGCCGAGACTTTCCTCGCCAACACCGTCATCGAGGACTTCACCGTGAAGGTGGAGAAGGCCGAGGAGTCGAAGTGA
- the purQ gene encoding phosphoribosylformylglycinamidine synthase subunit PurQ, with amino-acid sequence MTARIGVVTFPGTLDDKDSLRAVRVAGAEPVSLWHRDKDLHQVDAVILAGGFSYGDYLRAGAISRFSPVMETVIEQAKAGMPVLGICNGFQILTEAHLLPGAMLQNNHLHFICRDQKLRVENAETAWTSDYSAGQEISVPLKNMDGRYVADERVLDELEAEGRVAFRYLDMNPNGSLRDIAGITNAAGNVVGLMPHPEHAVEPLIGTGRTDGLGFFTSIIKKLVNA; translated from the coding sequence GTGACTGCTCGTATCGGAGTCGTCACCTTTCCCGGCACGCTCGACGACAAGGACAGCCTGAGGGCCGTACGGGTCGCGGGCGCCGAACCCGTATCGCTGTGGCACCGCGACAAGGACCTGCACCAGGTCGACGCGGTCATCCTGGCGGGCGGTTTCTCCTACGGCGACTATCTGCGGGCCGGCGCCATCTCCCGCTTCTCGCCGGTCATGGAGACCGTCATCGAGCAGGCGAAGGCGGGGATGCCGGTCCTCGGCATCTGCAACGGCTTCCAGATCCTGACCGAGGCGCATCTGCTGCCCGGCGCGATGCTGCAGAACAACCACCTGCACTTCATCTGCCGCGATCAGAAGCTGCGCGTCGAGAACGCGGAGACCGCCTGGACCTCGGACTACTCCGCGGGCCAGGAGATCTCCGTACCGCTCAAGAACATGGACGGGCGTTACGTCGCCGACGAGCGCGTGCTCGACGAGCTGGAGGCGGAGGGCCGGGTCGCCTTCCGCTACCTGGACATGAACCCCAACGGCTCGCTGCGGGACATCGCCGGCATCACCAACGCCGCGGGCAATGTCGTCGGCCTGATGCCGCACCCGGAGCACGCCGTCGAGCCGCTGATCGGAACCGGCCGCACCGACGGTCTCGGTTTCTTCACCTCGATCATCAAGAAGCTGGTCAACGCATGA
- the purL gene encoding phosphoribosylformylglycinamidine synthase subunit PurL, which produces MSLDTVKHAAETPDVAQPWKELGLKEDEYARIREILGRRPTGAELAMYSVMWSEHCSYKSSKVHLKQFGEKVPVNDAMLVGIGENAGVVDVGQGYAVTFKVESHNHPSYIEPYQGAATGVGGIVRDILAMGARPVAVVDPLRFGAADHPDTKRVLPGVVAGIGGYGNCLGLPNIGGEVVFDACYQGNPLVNAGCIGVMKHEDIHLAKASGPGNKVILYGARTGGDGIGGVSVLASETFESTGPAKRPAVQVGDPFQEKLLIECTLEIFKEKLVAGIQDLGGAGLSCATSELASAGSGGMRVELDTVPLRDSSLSPEEILMSESQERMCAIVEPQYVERFLEICEKWDVIATVIGEVTEGSQLEIFWHGEQIVDVPPRSVAHEGPTYHRPFARPSWQDALQADDAGKLARPANGAELREQVLKLVASPNQASKSWITDQYDRFVQGNTVLAMPEDAGMVRIDEKSNLGVAMATDGNGRYAKLDPYTGAQLALAESYRNVAASGAKPLAISDCLNFGSPEDPDVMWQFAEATRGLADGCLELGTPVTGGNVSLYNQTGETAIHPTPVVAVLGVIDDVNRRTPVAFAEEGQLLYLLGDTREEFGGSAWSEVVHGHLGGMPPKVDLGREKLLGEILISASRDGMIDAAHDLSDGGLIQAVTESCLRGGKGARLVVPDGLDAFTFLFSESAGRAVVSVPRSEELRFNDMCGARGLPVSRIGVVDGEEIEIQGEFSISLNELRTAHEATIPALLA; this is translated from the coding sequence ATGAGCCTGGATACGGTCAAGCACGCGGCCGAGACCCCGGACGTCGCGCAGCCCTGGAAGGAGCTCGGCCTCAAGGAGGACGAGTACGCCCGGATCCGCGAGATCCTGGGCCGCCGTCCCACCGGCGCCGAGCTCGCCATGTACTCCGTGATGTGGTCCGAGCACTGCTCGTACAAGAGCAGCAAGGTCCACCTCAAGCAGTTCGGCGAGAAGGTCCCCGTCAACGACGCGATGCTCGTCGGCATCGGCGAGAACGCCGGTGTGGTCGACGTCGGTCAGGGTTACGCGGTCACCTTCAAGGTCGAGTCGCACAACCACCCCTCGTACATCGAGCCCTACCAGGGCGCGGCCACCGGCGTCGGCGGCATCGTCCGCGACATCCTCGCCATGGGTGCCCGCCCGGTCGCCGTCGTCGACCCGCTGCGCTTCGGCGCGGCCGACCACCCCGACACCAAGCGCGTCCTGCCGGGCGTCGTCGCGGGCATCGGTGGCTACGGCAACTGCCTGGGTCTGCCGAACATCGGCGGCGAGGTCGTCTTCGACGCCTGCTACCAGGGCAACCCGCTCGTCAACGCCGGCTGCATCGGCGTGATGAAGCACGAGGACATCCATCTGGCCAAGGCCTCCGGCCCCGGCAACAAGGTGATCCTCTACGGCGCCCGCACCGGCGGCGACGGCATCGGCGGCGTCTCGGTCCTGGCCTCGGAGACCTTCGAGTCGACCGGCCCGGCCAAGCGCCCGGCCGTCCAGGTCGGCGACCCGTTCCAGGAGAAGCTCCTCATCGAGTGCACCCTGGAGATCTTCAAGGAGAAGCTCGTCGCGGGCATCCAGGACCTCGGCGGTGCCGGGCTCTCCTGCGCCACGTCCGAGCTGGCCTCCGCCGGATCCGGCGGTATGCGCGTCGAGCTGGACACCGTGCCGCTGCGCGACTCCTCCCTCTCGCCGGAGGAAATCCTCATGAGCGAGTCGCAGGAGCGCATGTGCGCGATCGTCGAGCCGCAGTACGTCGAGCGTTTCCTGGAGATCTGCGAGAAGTGGGACGTCATCGCCACCGTCATCGGTGAGGTGACCGAGGGCTCCCAGCTGGAGATCTTCTGGCACGGCGAGCAGATCGTGGACGTGCCGCCGCGGTCCGTCGCCCACGAGGGCCCGACGTACCACCGCCCGTTCGCGCGCCCGTCCTGGCAGGACGCGTTGCAGGCCGACGACGCGGGCAAGCTGGCCCGGCCGGCGAACGGTGCGGAGCTGCGCGAGCAGGTCCTCAAGCTGGTCGCCTCGCCGAACCAGGCGTCGAAGTCCTGGATCACGGACCAGTACGACCGGTTCGTGCAGGGCAACACCGTGCTCGCGATGCCCGAGGACGCCGGCATGGTCCGGATCGACGAGAAGTCGAACCTGGGCGTGGCCATGGCGACCGACGGCAACGGCCGGTACGCCAAGCTCGACCCGTACACCGGCGCGCAGCTCGCGCTGGCGGAGTCGTACCGCAATGTCGCCGCCTCGGGCGCCAAGCCGCTGGCCATCTCGGACTGCCTGAACTTCGGTTCGCCCGAGGACCCGGACGTCATGTGGCAGTTCGCCGAGGCCACCCGTGGTCTGGCGGACGGCTGCCTGGAGCTGGGCACCCCGGTCACCGGCGGCAACGTGTCGCTGTACAACCAGACCGGTGAGACCGCGATCCACCCGACGCCGGTCGTGGCCGTGCTCGGTGTGATCGACGATGTCAACCGGCGTACGCCGGTCGCCTTCGCGGAAGAGGGACAGCTCCTCTACCTGCTGGGCGACACGCGTGAGGAGTTCGGCGGCTCGGCCTGGTCCGAGGTCGTTCACGGCCACCTCGGCGGCATGCCGCCCAAGGTCGACCTGGGCCGCGAGAAGCTGCTCGGCGAGATCCTGATCTCGGCCTCCCGCGACGGCATGATCGACGCGGCGCACGACCTCTCCGACGGCGGTCTGATCCAGGCGGTCACCGAGTCCTGCCTGCGTGGCGGGAAGGGTGCCCGGCTGGTCGTGCCGGACGGTCTGGACGCGTTCACCTTCCTCTTCTCCGAGTCGGCGGGGCGCGCGGTCGTCTCCGTTCCCCGGAGCGAGGAGCTTCGCTTCAACGACATGTGCGGGGCGCGTGGTCTGCCCGTTTCCCGTATCGGTGTCGTGGACGGCGAGGAGATCGAGATCCAGGGTGAGTTCAGCATTTCGCTGAACGAGCTGCGTACGGCGCACGAGGCGACCATTCCGGCTCTGCTCGCCTGA